A stretch of DNA from Methanogenium sp. S4BF:
TGTTTGGGAAATGTCACAGGGATTTACAGAAAATAAATCCAGCTCAGTTAAAAGAGAATGACCTGGTTGTTGTTTTTTTTGTCCGGCTCACATTCGTGAAGACAGGCATTCTCCGCAATATTCAGGAGGCAAAGACGGAATTGGGGGAGTCATATGGATTACCCCCGCAGGATAGAGTTTCCGGATTGATCTGCTCCGGCATCGGCAGTATGGAGAGGATACCCAGACAAGTACCAATACTACCGGTCTGAAAAACATTCACCCGGAATGTGCCATGGATTCATTCAGCCACCGTTATACGGAATAGTTTGTCGCCAGGTCTGACCGGAAACGGTAATTTTATTCCGCAGTTCTCCCCTTTCCTGACAGACGGCACAGACCGGTGATGGACCTGTATCTCTTCGATGACATGGTAGTGCGCCGGTGTCTTTTTGCCGTAGATCAGAATGGTATCACCGACACTCAGCCCATCGGCACGGATGGCAAATTCCGCCACCTGAATGTTCGTATAATAGTTCACCACCTCGCCGCAGTAGGCCTTTGCCTCGGTGGCGGCAGGACCACGGCTGCACCATTCGGCATCCAGACCGTGGTAAAACCCTTCGGAGAACCCTCTGTTGTAGGTCTTTGCCAGCTCTTCTTTGAGCCGGGCGCCAAGCAGGGGGGTATACTCTCCGGCATCAATTGCATCCAGCGCCCGCCGGTAACAGGACACTGCTGTTTTTACATATTCCGGAGGCCGGATGCGTCCTTCAATTTTAAACGAACGGATGCCTGCTGCGATCAGGTCGGGCAGGATCTCAATCGAGCACAGATCCTTCGGGCTGAGGACATAATTATGCCCTATAATATACGCATTGTCCTCATCCTCCACATCGGTTATACGGTACAGCCGGCGGCAGGGCTGTATGCACTGCCCCCGGTTGGCGGATTTTCCGAATGTTTCAGCAGACAGAAAACACCGCCCCGACTCACTCACGCACATCGCACCATGGACAAAGGTTTCGACATCACAGTCCACCCCATCCGATTTCGCCAGTCTGCATATATGAGCGATATCCTCCAGAGCACATTCCCGCGCCAGAATGATACGGGAGGCACCCAGTTCTGCATAGAATGCAAATGCCTGATAGTTGGAGACACTTGCCTGTGTGGAGATGTGAACCGGGATACCTGCTTCCCGTGCCAGACGAAACACGGCCATATCCCAGCAGATAATGGCATCCACGCCGGCATCTTTGGCAGCAGACACAATCTGTGCCAGTTTCTGCATCTCGTGATTGTGATAAATCGTATTGAGGGTCAGGTATCCCTTTGCCATGTGTCCATGCAGATACCGCATGATACCCGGCAGTTCATTTATCTCAAAATTGCCGGCGTTATCCCGCATATTCATATGTTTAATGCCGAAGTATACGGCATCAGCTCCATTTTCGATAGCTGTCTGTAGACAGGACCAGGTACCGGCCGGGGCCAGAAGTTCAATATTTTTCATGGGTTTCCTTCACACACAGGGAATAGTATCGTCAATATTGTCAGTATCGTCATTCAGGAGTATTACCGCTCACGGTTCCGGCATAGGTTTCCCGGTCTGACCGGAGGCACGGATGACAGGGCGTCACCATTCCACTCTCAGACTGCACCCCCAAACTGATTATCGGGCATGCATAATCAATCCTGCCCATTTCCGGGTCACGGGAACAGAACCCGAAAAAATCGGAAAAAAAGGGAGATGTGCCTAATCCTGCCGCGACTCGAGTTCACGTGCCAGCCGGGACCTCTCAAGGGCGACTCCCAGCTGGAGACCGATGGAAGAGATATTTTCGAGGCTGGTTGGCATATAGGGCTTTACGTCCCTGCTGCCCATGTTTAAGAGACCCACGACCGTGTCACCGGTTTTTATGGGCAGGATGAGGAGAGTGCGCAGCCCGGTTGCCCTCATTCCGGGGTCCAGCATGGCGTACTCAGGCATCTCGGAAGTGATATAGATGATATTTCTCTCCCGGAAGGCCCGTTCAAAGAGGCCGTTGAAGATACCGGAAATGCACATATTTCTCAGGCTCTCCGGCATGTTCCTGTGCACCCTCGCTGTCATCTCATCCTTCTCATCCTTGAGATAGACACAGCCCATCTCAAATCCCAGCGACGTCATCGCCGATTCAATGGACTTCTCCAGAATCAGGGTCTCATCACGGGCATCATTCAGGATTCCTGATATCCCGTTCATCGCAAGGAGCGTGTTGATATACTCAGACCTCTCCCGGTCCAGACGCTGCATCTTCAGGGCACCGGATATTTCATCTGCGACTATCTCCACATTTTCAATCTCTGTTGTGCTCACATCGGTATCCATGACCAGCAGTATTGCTCCCATCGCCCTCTCCTCCTCGATTATCGGAACGGCGATGGCGCTTTTCACGGCGGGACTGCCGGTACCTTCACTCAGGCAGGCAATAACAGGGTCGCCATCCCCGGCGGAAACATTTTCAAGGGTTGTCATGCACCGGGTAATAAGGGGAGAGAGAACGGCCTGCATCCCGTCGGTTACGGTGAAGGTACTGTATGGAATCTGCAGATCAGCCATGAAGACAGCACAGTGAACAAATGGCAGCAGCTTATCCCTGACGCCTGTCATCGCCTCTTTCAGGAGGTGCGCCTCATCATGGGCGGTGCCGGCCGCACGGATGATGTACAGCAGTGCTTCCAGCTGCCTTCGGCTGCGTTTGTGTGCGGAGAGATCTTCTCCTGTGAGGGAAAAACACCCGGCCGGGCCTCCCGGAGCAGGAGGAAACAGGGAAATTTTGTATGGCCGGCAGACCCCTGCCTTCTCCCTGAGATCCAGTTCCATGGAGAAAGCATGGCCGGTCTTTTCTGCCCTCATTGCCCGCTCCAGCCTGTCCGCCTGATGCGGCCGGATAAGCTCCCGGATGGTTGCGGCTTCAGGGAAAAGAGATGAGAAGAGCCTGTTTCTAAAGATAATCCGTAAATCCGCATCCACCGTCAGCACAATAATATCAGGATGATTCAGCCGGTCTTCCAGCTCCGCCTCCCGGAGCAAAATTCCGGTGAGCTCGCATGCCATGGACGCAAGCATCCGGACTTCACGGTCCATGGATTCACCTTCCGGACGGACAGACACCTCCATCCCTGCATCAGGCGTCTGTTTCAGCATCCATAATTTGCTGCGGCCAATGTGCCTGAAGTCCAGAATCTCCTTTGCATGGAGGACGCCGAGGTACTTGAGCACCGTTGCCCTGCTCTTGCCCGTTCCCATCGCAATTTTGTCGAGCATGCACTCTTCCGGGGAGTGTGACCGGATGTATGACAGGATCCGTTTTTCCGTATCAGAGAGATCAGGTATTGGCACCATATGAATCTATACGATATAGTCTAACGCCTGCCCACTATTTGAGGATACCGGATCCTGCCGCATTCCCCTAAACACATGTGAAAAGAATATTCCCCCCTGTTTCTGAAATTGAAGAGAATCAGGGAAATGTATTAATAGTAATTATACTATACCATATAGTTAGACAACAAAGTGAAAAAGGCAGACACCTGCGATGAACTTTGAGAATTGTGGAGAGTGAACAATGACATACGAAATAATCGGAAAAGAACTGAAAGAACTGCTGAATCTGAAGGGCAGCCCGGTTGCCGTGAAACTTATCCATTCCGGGGCAGAAATCCCCGCCGGCTACGAAAAGGTGCCGGAGAAGAGCCGCCACTGCCAGTTTGTGCAGGACGCCCGGCTGAAAGGGATGAAAGGGTATGCGACAAAAGAGGAGCACATGTGCACAGGAGGTGCCGGCGTCATGGGCATCGAAGCCCTCCCGGAGCAGGTGGCCACCGGAAGCACCTATCACAAACTGGGCAATTTCAAAACAGCAGAGGGAGCCCTCGACACGGTGAGCGCGATTCCGAAGAGCACGGAGAACCACTACGCCTCACTCTACTCGCCGCTGGAGACAGCCGAATTCGAGCCTGACGTCGTCGTCATCGTTGCCACACCCCGGCAGGCGCTGCGACTGAGCCAGGCATACATCCATGAAAAAGGCGGCAGAATCTCCAGCGACTACTCGGGCATCCAGTCACTCTGTGCCGATGCCGTCGTCGCTGTGAGAGAGAGGGGCGTCCCGAACATGACGCTGGGCTGCAATGGCTCGCGGAAATTTTCCGGGATTGCAGAGGAGGAAGTCATTCTCGGCATCCCGCCGAAGAACCTGCCGGCCATCATTGAGGCGTTGAAGACATTCAGTGAGAAGTGGGGATAACATGGTAAAGACCATCAATGCGCAGGGAATCAAATCCCCCAATGCAGCCATCCTCGCAGATAATGTCATCAAAAACCGGGATGACGCCGGGGAGGAGATACGCTTCCTCCTCAGCCCCGGTGCGGAAGCAGGCATGGATGCCGTCGCACGGAAACACGGATACGAACTGGAGATCACGCCATCCGGCAGTCTCACAGAGGCACGGATGATGCCAACAGGAACGACCATGAGAGAGATTGACGTCAGGGGAGACTTCTGTCCCGGCCCGGTCATTACCGTAGGCAATATCCTTGCCACCCTCCCGGCGGGAGAGAGAGTCAAGGTGATAGCCGCAAGTGAGGATACGCTGGATGACATCGCAATGGCGGTCAAATCCTCCGGCTCCGTGATTGCCGGACGGGGCACCGACGGGGAACAGCACTTCCTGATCGCTGAAAAGGCAGAGAAGCAGGAGTCAGTCACTGCCGTGATGAGCAAAGACCGCGTGGTGATTGCACAGAGCAGTGGCATCGGCAACGCAGAGCGGGCATATGCAACCTTCCTCTTCTCACAGGTCGCCCTGAGCATGGGCAAGAAGGTCACCATCTTCCTGTTGATGGATGGTGCAGGCATCGGGAAGAAAGGCAATGCCGCCGGGGTGAAGCATCCTGCCTTTGAGCGGCTTGACCTCCTTATGGACGAGGTCATCAAAGCCGGTGCAACAGTCTATGTCTGTGAACTGAGCGCAAAATTCCGTGGCATCGGGCCGGAGAGCCTTGTTGACGGCGTGCGGCTTGCCGGCGCAGCAACATACCTTGAGCTCCTGAGCAACCCGGCAAACGCCGTCGTAAACTTCTGAGGTGAAAAAATGGAAATAACATATCAGGTAATCGCCCTCGCGGTCATGTTCAGCGGCATCGTCAGCGGATTTATCACCTTCAGGATGCTGGGGATGAAACTGGCACCCCACTTCGGTGCGCTCATCCTCGCCCTCCTTGCCACCATCGCCGCCATCCTGACCGGAAATATCGCCGTCGCCTATGGAGCGGCACTCCTGCAGGTCGCAGCGGCACTCACGGCCTACACACAGATGTGGACAACGCTGAAGTACAGTTTCCAGACATCACCGGGATACGCCCCTCACCTGGCCCTGGTGACGATGCTGCCGGTGCTTGCACTGGCAGGAATACTGCTGTAAGCAGTGCAGACCACCAGCCTCTCACACAACCCACCCATTCTTTTTTCAGACCGGCATGAAAAGGAACCAGGCCCAGTATACAAGGGTCTGGGCAAAGGTCAAAGGAATGCCAATCCGGGCAAATTCGAGAAACCGGATGCTCATCCCTTCTTTTTCAGCATTCTGTATGATGATGACGTTGCTTGCGGCACCGAGAATAAGGAGGTTTCCCGCAAGCGTGCTTCCCGCGGCAAGCGCCATGAGTGCGGCGTCCGATGCCCCCCCTCCCGTTATCAGCGGGAGGGCGAGTGCCACGAAGGGGACGTTGGAGATAAACTGGCTGACGATGATGCCCAGCGTGAAGATGACCGGCACGCCGGTGACCGGATACGCCGCAGACGCCATCGACTGCTGGAAGAAACCGGTGTCCCAGACGCTCTGCATCAGAACGAAGAGCGCCGCAAAAAAGACAAGCGTCTCCCAGTCGATATGCCGCACGATATGGACCCGTTTTGGTGAAAAGACGAGAACCGGCAGTGCCGCACAAACGGCGATGGCAGTCAGGGGGATGGTGATCCCGGTCTCAAGGAATACGAGGAGCACCCGGAGCCCTATAAGCAGGAAGATCAGAACAAGCGACAGCAGTGCAGGGCGGGTGAGGGCGGAGTCACCTGCCGCTTCCGGGGCAGGTGAGGAGAGGACGCATTTGCCGAATTCACGGGGATAGAACACCTTCATCGCACCATAGACGAGCAGGAGCCCCGCAGCGGACGGGACCGCAAGGTAGAGAATAAATGTCAGAAACGGATTTTCAAGGCCGCCTTCGAGTGCGATAAGGAGATTCTGCGGATTCCCTATGGGGCTTACAACACTTCCCGTGGTGACCGAGAAGGCAAGGACGAGGAGCAGCATCACCGGCGATATATTGAATTTCTTCGCGAGATACAGGACGAAGGGGGTGCCGATGATGGCCACGGTGTCATTCATGAGCACGGCGGAGAAAAAACCGGTGACCGCGATTAAGAGCAGGATGAACAGATCCATGCTCATCTCATGCCGGAACAGCCGGCTGGAAAGGGTTATCAGAAGTCCGCTCTCCTGAATGGCCTCCCCGACAACAAACATCCCGAAGAGAAAGATCATGACATCGGTGTTGATGGCATAGAGCGCATCCAGAGGAGATATCTGCCCGAGGATGAGGACGGCAAGGGCTCCCCCCAGCATGATCTGCCAGATGGCAAGCCGGATGCCGCCAATATTACGAAGCGCAATCAAACCGAGCACAAGGGCCAGAATGACTGCGACGATGACTGCCTGATTCATCGGGGTTATTGCACTGTGACGTTATATTCTGAAATATAGGCAATAAAGACCGGTGATTGCAGAGGGACCATGGCATACTCAACGAACCGGAAATCCGGATGCAGGCAGCAAACACAGAAATCCGGCACTGGCCAGGACACCAGTTTTTTACTGAATTCCGTGACCGATTCAATTTTTCAAAAAAAGAGGTTCAGTAGGGATAGAACACAAAAAAGAGCAGGCAGAGAAGAAACAGCCCCCAGCCTGCGGGATGGACATCCCCGGCCCGCCCTTTCATCACCTTGAATACCGGGAAGAGCACGAATCCGGCACACAGCCCGACACCCAGGTTCCCGGTGAAGATCATCATCACGATGACCGCAAATGCGGGAATGAGTTCGGTGTAATCGTGATAATCAATCTTTGCAAGCGGGCTGAGCATCAGCATCCCGACGGCGATGAGTGCAGGACCTGTCGCGGCAGCAGGAATGGCTGCAAAGAGCGGAGAGAAGAAGAGCCCGAGTGAGAAGAGGCCTGCCACCGTAAGCGCCACCAGACCGGTTCGTCCGCCGGCAGCCGTGCCGGCACCCGATTCCAAAAATACCCCTGCCGTTGTCGTCCCAAAAAGAGCCCCTGCAATGGTGGCGAGTGAATCCGCTGCAAAGGTCTTCTCGATCTCCGGCAGGTCACCGTTCGCATCGGTCAGTCCTGCCTGGGTAGCAATCCCCAGTGCCCCGCTCATCGTAAAGAACAGGTCCATCGTAAACATGGTCAGGAGAACAGAAACCATCCCCCAGGACAGGACACCCACGATATCAAGCTGCAAAAGAACAGGGGCGGGATTCGGGGGCAGCGAAACAACGGCATCGGGCAGCGGCGCAATCCCGGTGAAAAACGCGGCTGCGGCAGTCGCAAGGATACCTATCAGGATGGCACCCCGCACTCCGCGTACCATGAGAATACTGATTAACAGAAATCCGCCGATGGCGAGAAGAATGGACGGAGAGGTGAGCGCTCCGGCCTTCAGGAGAGTACCTCCCTGCCCTCCCGCCACAATCCCGGATGTGGTCAGTCCGATATAACTGATGAACAGCCCGACACCCACCACAAAACTGTATTTCAGGTTCTTCGGCACGGCCTGCGCCAGAATGGTGCGCCCGCCGGTGACCGTCAGGATGAAGAGGAGGACACCGGAAAGAAAGACCGCCCCAAGGGCTGTCTGCCAGGAGTAGCCGAGCACCCCCACGACCGTATAGGCGACAAAGGCATTCGTCCCCATATAGGGTGCGACCGCGAACGGGCGATTTGCATACAGCCCCATGAGTGCACACCCAAAGACCGCAGACAGAATCGTTGCAACCATCGACGGCCCGAACGGCATCCCTGCGGCCTGGAGAATCGCAGGATTGACGACGATGATATACGCCATCGTCATAAACGTTGCAGCACCGGCCAGAACCTCGGTCCGGGCATTGGTGCCGTATTCATCAAATCTGAAGTATTCTGCGATTCCCATTTCATTCTCCTGTGAACTGAATATCAGTCCGAATCAGGGGATGATAATGATGTCCATTTATTTGTTTAAACACAAGTAAACTTGATTTGTGCACAAGCACATCCACAAAAAAAGCCGCATCTACTGAAATTACGTCCGTAAGAAACAGGAACAGTGAACAGGTACCGGTTCTCCCAAACCGACAACCTGTTCAGACAGCTCTTCTCTGCTAAATACGATACCGGAAAAACGTTGAATTATCAGGAGCCGTAGTAGGCCTCCATCACCAGACCGCGGAACGCTTCTCCCCGTCGTTCACACTCCTGGAAAACCGCATTTCTACCGGCCGGATCACCGATTTTGAGGAGTGCTGCGGCCGTAAGCGCACGACAGCTTTCTGAGGATTCCTCATGCATGATCCTGAGCATCGGTTCAACCGATTTCTGGTTTTTTATCTCTGCAAGTGCCCAGATTGCGGGATCTCTGACTGACTCTCCAGAGGAGGTTGCTGTCTCGATGAGAGAGTCAACAGAATCCGTACCAATTCGGGCCAGTGCCATTGCAGATATCCAGCGGACACTCGGACTGCCTTTCTTTAGCAGTTCGATCAGTGATTCGACAGCATGCTCATCGCTTTGTCTGAGGAAATCAACCGTCCGCATGATTTCAGGAATATTCCCTTCCTGAAATTTTTTCTCCAGCTGCCTGAGAATTGTTCCGGGTTCCCCGGGTTGTACAACCTCTGCCCCGGGTTTTACCTTCTGTAGCTGTATGTCATTCACCCCCTTTTCGTACCCCTATACAGCATCCGGTATAGATAGAGATATACAAAGCAAAAGAGCCCCTCAACAGTGCCATGCAAACTGATAATACAGGATGATTGTTCCCGGAAATCTCCAAACCATTAGCATCGCAGAATAGATTTTTTCCAGATAGTGTCCGCAATATTTTTTCAGGATACCCTATTCAACCCGATGAAGGTACAATCCTTCCCGACTGTTCCGGCACAGGGGTGATTACGAGAGAATCCGTATCCCGGGTTACCCACTGCTCTTTTGCAAATCTGTGCGATACACCGGAAAGAGCAGACGACATATCGTCCCCGAACCTTTCCCCTTTTCACGGTCGTGACCATTTTTACTCCCGTATACGGTGCATCCCGGCCGTCTGATATGCCTCATGAAGTATGCCGGCACACCAGGTGGCAGGGAGTATTGCAGGCCCCTTCTGAGTTTTCAATAAAGTAAAAATAAATAGTGTTAAATCAAAAAAATGTGCCATACAATTGAATTTGTATTAACTAATATGAAATTGTATTGGTGACACTATGCATATAATGGAAGGTTTCCTGCCCAGCCCATGGTGGCAGATATGGTGGATTCTGGCACTTCCGTGCCTGATATACGGTTTATACAAACTGAAGAAAATTATGGATACAAACCGTGAACTGCTCCCGCTGCTTGGCATTGCAGGCGGATTTATTTTTGTTCTGTCCGCCCTGAAGCTCCCTTCGGTAACCGGAAGCTGTTCCCACCCAACAGGGACGGCACTGTCAGCAATTACCTTTGGCCCGTGGATCACCGCAGTACTGGGCTGTATCGTTCTCCTGTTCCAGTCCCTGTTTCTGGCACACGGCGGTCTGACCACCCTGGGTGCGAACATGGTTTCCATGGCCATCGTTGGACCATTCGTTGGCTATTATATTTACAAGGCCCTCGACAGGCTGAATGTCAATTTCTTTGTCAATGTATTCATCGCAGCATTCCTCTGTGATCTGGTCACCTACTGTGTGACCGCACTTGAACTCGCCCTTGCGTTTCCGGACACCTCAGGCGGGCTTATACCTTCCTTCGCAGCATTCCTCGGTGTCTTTGCGGTTACCCAGATCCCGCTCGCGATCGTTGAAGCGCTGGTATTCGTTGTGATCTTCAAATACATCGTCATCCTGAAGCCGGAGATGCTTCTGAAACTGAAAGTGCTGACAGACACCAAAATGGAGACCGTCAAAGGAGGGTTGCAGAATGAAGTATCTGTTTGAAATCATCACGCTCATTGCAATAATCCTCTTCACGGGTGCATTCCTTTACACGGATACCATGGTGCAGGCATCAGGCGAAGAAGGCTGGGGAGGAACAGACGGTGTGGGTTCCGGGATGGTTGAAGCAACCGGCTATGAACCCTGGATCGATAACTCCGATTATACCTTCACTCCCCCGTCAGGTGAGATCGAGTCCTGCCTCTTCGCCCTGCAGGCCGTATTCGGCGGTCTGTTGATCGGATGGATATTCGGGTCATGGGCAACAGAGAGACGGATGAAAAAGAACTCAATCTAACTTTTTTGATACCCGATGAATTACGAACTGCTTGAAAATAGTGCCCGGAACAGCAGGCTCGGGGATGTGCACCCCGCAGTAAAGCTGATACTGGGTCTGGGATGCATCCTCATCTCCGTTTCCTCGGAAAGTTTTCTCACGCCGCTTGTCATCGCTGTTTCCATCAGCCTCATAACGGTCGTTTTTGGGGGGATACACCCGCGTATGTACCTCAGGCTGCTCTTCATCCCTCTTGGTTTTGCGCTCCTGAGCGTGCTCGTCATACTCTTTGTCAGAAACAGCGGAGAGATTCTTTTTTCCTGCTCTGTCTTCGGATGGCTGACCCTGACGGTCACGACAGGAAGCATCAATGAAGGCACACTCATTTTATCCCGGATATTTGGCGGGATGTGTGCTCTGTTCTTCATATCCCTCTCAACCCCGGTGACAGAGATCTTTACTCTGGCAAAAAAATGCCGTCTGCCTGAGTTCCTGACTGAACTTGCGATGCTTATCTACCGGTTTATCTTCATTCTCATGGAACAGGCGGAAATGATATACCGTGCCCAGGTGATGCGCCTCGGATATATGAGACGGAAGGGTGCGGCTGAATCATTCGGATGCATGGCCGGAACCCTTTTCATCCATTCCCTCGAGTCAGGCGAAGCCGTCATCGCGGCAATGGACTGCAGATGCTATACCGGCAGATACGCATCCCTTGGAGAGCAGGGCGTGTTCTTTGGCCAGGCCCTCTTTGGAACACTACTCTATCTCTCCGTGATGCTCTGCATAATGACGCTTTCTGGCAATACCCAATTGTATGGTGGTGTAATCCCGTGAACTGCATACTTGAACTGACAAATCTCGAATACCATTACCCAAACGGACCGAAGGCGCTTGAAGGCGTCAGTCTCCGTATCCAGCGGGGTGAAAAGCTTGCACTGGTGGGACCCAACGGGGCAGGAAAATCAACACTGCTCCTCATGCTGAACGGAATGCTCAGGCCCGATTCCGGGACCGTCCGGTTTAACGGAAATCCTGTCTCCTACACACGGAAAGCACTGATGGAACTGAGAAAACAAGTCGGATTTGTATTCCAGAACCCCGACCACCAGATCATCGCCCCCACTGTATACCAGGATGTGGCGTTCGGGCCGGTGAATCTGGACTACACGGAGGAGGAAGTAAAACGGTCGGTACGCGAAGCACTGATCTATGTAGGCATGAGCGGTTTCGACCGGCGCCCGCCGCACAATCTCTCGGGAGGGGAGAAGAAGAAAGTCGCCATGGCAGGAGTCCTCGCGATGAATCCCGATGTGCTGGTATTCGATGAACCCACCAGCGCCCTTGACCCGGACAGTGCCCGGAGCATTATGGAGCTTCTGGACGAACTCCATCATGCGGGAAAGAGCATCATCATCTCGACACATGATGGAGAACTCGCCTATGCATGGGCGGACCGGGTTATTCTCATGAATCAGGGGAAAATAATTGTCGGCAGCAAACCGGAGGATGCATTTTCGGATAAACAGCTGCTCGCGGAGGCCGGATTATCAAAACCGGTGATCATTGAGCTGTATGACGCACTGTGTGAAATGGGGATGCCAAGAAACGGGAGAATACCGAAATCGGTCCTCGATGTTGTCCGGATACTGGAAACGGAATATCATCATGCCACCGCCTGTGAAGCCTGCGGTTCGATCATTCTTGCAGATGCCGCCAGCTCTGACGATGAGAGCCTTACACGATTCATCCATGCCGGAACTGTCGCGGCTGTGGGCGCAATGGGGACTGCAGCAAAGGAAAAGGCAGGACAGTGCGGCATATCCCTCACCTGTTCCTACGGGGTTATCGACAAATGCCTGCTGAAGGCACTATCCGGAAAAAACAGTCTCATCATCACGAGCGGAGGC
This window harbors:
- the cbiQ gene encoding cobalt ECF transporter T component CbiQ, which translates into the protein MNYELLENSARNSRLGDVHPAVKLILGLGCILISVSSESFLTPLVIAVSISLITVVFGGIHPRMYLRLLFIPLGFALLSVLVILFVRNSGEILFSCSVFGWLTLTVTTGSINEGTLILSRIFGGMCALFFISLSTPVTEIFTLAKKCRLPEFLTELAMLIYRFIFILMEQAEMIYRAQVMRLGYMRRKGAAESFGCMAGTLFIHSLESGEAVIAAMDCRCYTGRYASLGEQGVFFGQALFGTLLYLSVMLCIMTLSGNTQLYGGVIP
- a CDS encoding ATP-binding cassette domain-containing protein is translated as MNCILELTNLEYHYPNGPKALEGVSLRIQRGEKLALVGPNGAGKSTLLLMLNGMLRPDSGTVRFNGNPVSYTRKALMELRKQVGFVFQNPDHQIIAPTVYQDVAFGPVNLDYTEEEVKRSVREALIYVGMSGFDRRPPHNLSGGEKKKVAMAGVLAMNPDVLVFDEPTSALDPDSARSIMELLDELHHAGKSIIISTHDGELAYAWADRVILMNQGKIIVGSKPEDAFSDKQLLAEAGLSKPVIIELYDALCEMGMPRNGRIPKSVLDVVRILETEYHHATACEACGSIILADAASSDDESLTRFIHAGTVAAVGAMGTAAKEKAGQCGISLTCSYGVIDKCLLKALSGKNSLIITSGGMINRVCNRVEEFNAESGKNVEIVRYEDFIRSQGPAGHEPLSESVETIPVFEE